In Achromobacter xylosoxidans A8, a single window of DNA contains:
- the gcvA gene encoding transcriptional regulator GcvA, translated as MRRFCPSLTDLQAFEVAARHSSFTRAAQELCVTQGAVSKQVKHLEEFVGIELFLRIRQGLVLTEAGRSYLTKIQAGLGQIEAATVELIAHQGQGGTLNLTCMPTFGARWLIPRLTAFMRLRPDIHVEFLPHRQGYDFSTPELDAAVRFGEGIWPGSGADYIVGREILPVCSPRLIPGGCATPADLLAYPLLHHTSALDGWRDWFEQAGCDTRRSLEGARFDQYALLSQAAAAGFGVALIPRCLIEDELRDGKLAVAIQLPIRARMGYYLCYPEQKANLPTLQAFRTWLMEVSRAAEPQPREDAPSDLK; from the coding sequence ATGCGGCGTTTCTGTCCTTCTCTTACCGATCTCCAGGCGTTTGAAGTCGCCGCGAGACATAGCAGTTTCACGCGCGCGGCTCAGGAATTGTGTGTCACCCAGGGCGCGGTCAGTAAGCAGGTGAAACATTTGGAGGAGTTCGTCGGCATCGAACTATTCCTGCGGATCAGGCAAGGCCTGGTTCTGACCGAGGCTGGACGCAGTTATCTGACCAAGATCCAGGCCGGCCTGGGGCAGATCGAAGCCGCGACCGTAGAGCTGATCGCGCACCAGGGGCAGGGCGGCACGCTGAACCTGACCTGTATGCCGACCTTCGGCGCGCGCTGGTTGATCCCGCGCCTGACCGCCTTCATGCGCCTGCGGCCGGACATCCACGTCGAGTTCCTGCCCCACCGGCAGGGCTATGACTTTTCCACGCCGGAACTGGACGCCGCCGTGCGCTTCGGCGAGGGCATCTGGCCGGGCAGCGGGGCGGACTACATCGTCGGCCGCGAAATCCTGCCGGTCTGCAGCCCGCGCCTGATTCCAGGCGGCTGCGCCACGCCGGCAGATCTGCTGGCCTACCCGCTGTTGCACCACACCTCGGCGCTGGACGGCTGGCGCGACTGGTTCGAGCAAGCGGGCTGCGATACCCGGCGCAGCCTGGAAGGCGCGCGCTTCGACCAGTACGCGCTGTTGTCGCAGGCGGCCGCGGCCGGCTTCGGCGTGGCGCTGATTCCGCGCTGCCTGATCGAGGACGAACTGCGCGACGGCAAGCTGGCCGTCGCCATTCAGCTGCCTATCCGCGCGCGCATGGGGTACTACCTGTGCTATCCGGAGCAGAAAGCCAATCTGCCCACTTTGCAGGCTTTCCGCACGTGGCTGATGGAAGTATCGCGCGCGGCCGAGCCGCAGCCGCGGGAAGATGCCCCGTCCGATCTAAAATAG